One genomic window of Haloferax mediterranei ATCC 33500 includes the following:
- a CDS encoding type IV pilin, with protein MNFKQLLADDDAVSPVIGVILMVAITVILAAVIGTFVLGLGDQVGDTAPQASFSFSYNQSADDYLNITHESGESVSPSQLNISTSVTINATSAKNGLTPAQSLSWEDLTDSSADVTAGSTVTVFGKSDTLHDKTVRIVWTSESGSNSATLQKWSGPDA; from the coding sequence ATGAATTTCAAGCAACTCCTCGCTGACGACGACGCAGTCTCGCCGGTGATTGGAGTCATCCTGATGGTGGCTATCACCGTCATCCTCGCCGCCGTTATCGGGACGTTCGTCCTCGGTCTCGGCGATCAGGTTGGAGACACGGCTCCGCAGGCGAGTTTCAGCTTCAGCTACAACCAGAGCGCTGACGACTACCTTAACATCACCCACGAAAGCGGTGAATCTGTGAGCCCAAGCCAGCTCAATATCTCAACGAGTGTTACCATCAACGCGACAAGCGCGAAGAATGGGCTCACACCAGCACAGAGTCTTAGCTGGGAAGACCTCACTGACTCCAGTGCCGATGTAACTGCTGGGTCTACAGTGACAGTCTTCGGGAAAAGCGATACACTCCACGACAAAACCGTCCGCATCGTCTGGACCTCCGAAAGTGGCAGCAACTCCGCCACCCTCCAGAAGTGGTCCGGCCCCGACGCCTAA
- a CDS encoding type IV pilin, translating to MQLKHLFTEDRAVSPVIGVILMVAITVILAAVIGTFVLGLGDQVSETAPQASFSFDYDGVDTLTITHESGEQIDGGLVTITGPITTDGTAWESQTGGTATISAGASITVQDQGTDGFSDGETVRVVWTSESGSTSSTLQKWTYNG from the coding sequence ATGCAACTCAAACATCTCTTCACAGAAGACCGTGCAGTCAGTCCAGTTATCGGGGTTATCCTGATGGTGGCAATCACCGTCATCCTCGCCGCCGTTATCGGTACCTTCGTTCTCGGACTCGGCGACCAAGTTAGTGAGACGGCACCGCAGGCGAGTTTCAGTTTCGATTACGACGGTGTTGACACCCTTACGATTACTCACGAAAGTGGTGAGCAGATTGATGGTGGACTCGTTACTATTACTGGTCCAATCACTACTGATGGTACTGCCTGGGAATCACAGACCGGTGGTACTGCGACTATCTCCGCAGGTGCTAGTATTACAGTTCAAGACCAAGGGACTGATGGATTCTCTGACGGTGAAACTGTCCGCGTCGTCTGGACCTCCGAAAGTGGCAGTACGTCTTCCACTCTCCAGAAGTGGACCTACAACGGATAG
- the trpG gene encoding anthranilate synthase component II: protein MTRLVIVDNFDSFTYNLVEYFSEQTVDGEPLDIEVRKNTASLDEIRDLDPDAIVISPGPGHPKNDRDVGVTNDVLTELSPEIPTLGVCLGLEAAVYAYGGTIGHAPEPIHGKAFPVDHDGVGVFTELKDGFPAGRYHSLVATEVPDCFSVSATTDHDGEALVMGVRHRDYPIECVQFHPESVLTGSGHGVVRNFLSAVAGFDVA from the coding sequence ATGACGCGCCTCGTCATCGTCGACAACTTCGACTCGTTCACCTACAACCTCGTCGAGTACTTCTCGGAACAGACGGTCGACGGTGAACCGCTCGATATCGAAGTCCGGAAGAACACCGCCTCGCTCGACGAGATTCGTGACCTCGACCCCGACGCTATCGTCATCTCACCGGGACCGGGCCATCCGAAGAACGACCGCGACGTGGGCGTGACGAACGATGTGCTCACCGAACTTTCGCCGGAAATCCCGACCCTCGGTGTCTGTCTCGGTCTCGAAGCCGCGGTGTACGCCTACGGCGGGACAATCGGTCACGCGCCGGAGCCGATTCACGGGAAGGCGTTCCCCGTCGACCACGATGGAGTTGGCGTCTTCACGGAGCTCAAAGACGGCTTTCCGGCCGGTCGGTACCACTCGCTCGTCGCGACCGAGGTTCCCGACTGTTTCTCGGTGTCGGCGACGACCGACCACGACGGCGAAGCACTCGTGATGGGAGTCCGCCACCGCGACTATCCCATCGAATGTGTCCAGTTCCACCCGGAAAGCGTGCTCACAGGGTCGGGACACGGCGTCGTCAGAAACTTCCTTTCGGCAGTCGCTGGCTTCGACGTGGCGTAA
- a CDS encoding BGTF surface domain-containing protein yields the protein MTRNKQIRAVLLAALMVFSVFAGSIAFTGSAAADASSVSGSVSGDTVTVSATLAGNEDNATAFVDVDGDNAFDASEPHTNNTNLGGATSLSEDVDVSGVSGGNYNVGVVTNITNSSSEATTMSSGTVTIDDSEAPELESAVHYTNANGNDVLELSFSEDMDDSTLSNIQVYQDDEEKTNTIVSSSSEPNPGQVVVQTNDLYTGDLVVNLEGVTDTSSTEIGDGIDDDNNATVTVATVTVTESDSGTTDAYKGEVVALTNGSLNTPVEVESDDGQGDNEGYSFSGSTGKTSEVFTFDTQKRNAGERYNITIASDSDSKVEVKDLNLSVAVDDLNVTNEDIIEGTASARAGNRDVDVNLLDDDGDEEDSIPAELDGQGEYDFEFDTDSLDLDVGDYTIEVVDGPSGVTVESDTITVTKAGEGKTDFNDSVIDDHRGDVVAIPVTLENTDIATVSVGTPEQGYAANVTVEDGNDDGTVTLLWDSSQSTVTNNVHNTVFDVEDGDDDILTGSDGTTEVTVATSELIEEGTYDLEIRTGDAPTDAENVAQLTLNEAGVNNVQTWTAPSSESLSDLDEVNDALDNANLTKDQKIAFKDQVVVQIEAPGLEGTVGAQDDETPQFFAKSNGFNDSYRLTINQSNPGPNRDPKILAVSNASVVADGDNDTYYVVIDSNEIEAYRDSDDNGVVDSGEMTSNNAVDVEDDDEYNVEFKMIEKKEVQNSLALVEDNKSAVTSYSHVEAEHTFDVSDNDEVNVTNAADQVISGSSNVAPGTELALKAESSGDTQPKFLKTATVYVQEDGSFSATFDFSEQSVGDEFEVTADGGVAPDETVDGNVLETVETETTTETGDNNTTTTEVTDTTDVTETTTETTTATNETTTTTEGDTPGFGVVVALVALVAAALLAVRRD from the coding sequence ATGACACGCAATAAGCAAATCCGCGCGGTACTCCTCGCTGCGCTGATGGTCTTCTCGGTTTTCGCCGGGTCCATCGCGTTTACGGGTAGTGCTGCTGCCGATGCGTCCAGCGTGAGCGGTTCTGTGTCTGGCGACACGGTAACTGTCTCCGCGACGCTTGCTGGCAACGAAGACAACGCTACGGCGTTCGTCGACGTTGACGGCGACAACGCATTCGACGCAAGCGAACCGCACACGAACAACACGAACCTCGGTGGCGCAACCTCGCTCAGCGAGGATGTTGACGTCAGCGGCGTTTCTGGCGGCAACTACAACGTCGGTGTCGTGACCAACATCACGAATTCGTCGTCCGAAGCGACGACGATGTCCAGTGGTACGGTCACCATCGACGACAGCGAGGCTCCTGAACTCGAATCCGCCGTTCACTACACGAACGCGAACGGAAACGACGTTCTTGAGCTCTCCTTCTCCGAGGATATGGACGACTCTACCCTGAGCAACATTCAGGTCTACCAGGACGACGAAGAAAAGACGAATACTATCGTCTCGTCATCTTCCGAGCCTAACCCTGGTCAGGTCGTCGTTCAGACGAACGACCTCTACACGGGTGACCTCGTTGTCAACCTCGAAGGTGTCACAGACACTTCCAGCACCGAAATCGGTGATGGTATCGACGACGACAACAACGCGACTGTTACTGTCGCAACTGTCACTGTCACCGAGAGCGACTCTGGCACCACCGACGCCTACAAGGGCGAAGTCGTCGCTCTGACGAACGGTAGCCTCAACACTCCTGTCGAAGTCGAATCTGACGACGGACAGGGTGACAACGAAGGTTACTCCTTCTCGGGTTCCACTGGCAAGACCTCTGAGGTCTTCACGTTCGACACCCAGAAGCGTAATGCCGGTGAGCGCTACAACATCACCATCGCTTCTGACTCCGACAGCAAGGTCGAGGTCAAGGACCTCAACCTCTCCGTTGCTGTCGACGACCTGAACGTCACTAACGAAGACATCATCGAGGGTACGGCCTCTGCACGTGCAGGTAACCGTGACGTCGACGTCAACCTCCTCGACGACGATGGTGACGAAGAAGACTCGATCCCCGCAGAGCTCGACGGTCAGGGTGAATACGACTTCGAATTCGACACTGACTCTCTCGACCTCGACGTTGGCGATTACACTATCGAAGTTGTTGACGGTCCATCCGGTGTCACCGTTGAGTCCGACACCATCACCGTGACGAAGGCTGGCGAAGGTAAGACGGACTTCAACGACTCCGTCATCGACGACCACCGTGGCGACGTTGTCGCCATCCCGGTGACCCTCGAAAACACTGACATTGCAACTGTCTCCGTCGGTACCCCCGAACAGGGTTACGCCGCAAACGTCACCGTCGAAGACGGTAACGACGACGGTACGGTTACCCTCCTCTGGGACAGTTCGCAGTCCACGGTGACCAACAACGTCCACAACACTGTCTTCGACGTTGAAGACGGTGACGACGACATCCTCACTGGCTCCGATGGTACGACGGAAGTCACCGTCGCAACCAGTGAACTCATCGAAGAGGGTACCTACGACCTCGAAATCCGCACCGGCGACGCGCCGACGGACGCCGAGAACGTCGCTCAGCTTACCCTCAACGAAGCTGGTGTCAACAACGTCCAGACGTGGACTGCACCGTCCAGTGAGTCCCTCTCGGACCTCGACGAAGTTAACGACGCACTCGACAACGCTAACCTGACCAAGGACCAGAAGATCGCGTTCAAGGACCAGGTTGTTGTCCAGATTGAAGCCCCCGGCCTCGAAGGTACTGTCGGCGCTCAGGACGACGAGACGCCGCAGTTCTTCGCGAAATCCAACGGCTTCAACGACTCGTACCGTCTGACCATCAACCAGTCCAACCCTGGTCCGAACCGCGACCCCAAGATCCTCGCCGTCTCCAACGCATCCGTCGTTGCTGACGGTGACAACGACACGTACTACGTCGTGATCGACTCCAACGAGATCGAAGCATACCGTGACTCCGACGACAACGGTGTGGTCGACTCTGGCGAGATGACCTCGAACAACGCAGTTGACGTCGAGGACGACGACGAGTACAACGTCGAGTTCAAGATGATCGAGAAGAAGGAAGTCCAGAACAGCCTCGCTCTCGTCGAGGACAACAAGTCGGCTGTGACTTCGTACAGTCACGTTGAAGCCGAGCACACGTTCGATGTCTCCGACAATGACGAGGTCAACGTGACGAACGCTGCGGACCAGGTTATCTCTGGTTCCTCCAACGTCGCGCCCGGTACGGAACTCGCGCTCAAGGCCGAGTCCTCCGGTGACACGCAGCCGAAATTCCTCAAGACCGCTACGGTCTACGTGCAGGAAGACGGCTCGTTCTCTGCAACCTTCGACTTCTCCGAACAGAGCGTCGGTGACGAGTTCGAAGTGACCGCTGACGGTGGCGTCGCACCTGACGAGACGGTCGACGGCAACGTCCTCGAGACGGTCGAAACCGAGACCACCACGGAAACTGGTGACAACAACACCACCACGACCGAGGTCACGGACACGACCGATGTCACGGAAACGACCACGGAAACCACGACGGCAACTAACGAAACCACGACGACCACTGAAGGCGATACGCCCGGCTTCGGTGTCGTCGTTGCCCTCGTCGCACTCGTCGCCGCTGCGCTCCTCGCAGTCCGTCGCGACTAA
- the trpE gene encoding anthranilate synthase component I has product MTRPETDRDEFVELVANVDEQRSSACQTQSGDAERAVVTHLVSELDVDVDPLAAYTALADRSDYGFLLESAEKVSSSNPQGAFSSQTTTADSHARFSFVGYDPEAVVTVGPDGVDVTDLGGPAAEFVGEADGDVLDSLRGALPDLPRINFPETDRQTLTGGLVGFLAYEAVYDLWLDEVGRERPETDDPDAEFVLTTRTLAFDHREDTVRLVCTPVVTPDDDPGAVYDEVVAEAERVAEKLAAADDPSPGGFERTGEEAGSRESYEAAVRQTKEHVRDGDIYQGVLSRTRKLRGQIDPVGLYASLREVNPSPYMYLLRHGDRRVVGASPETLVSVGGDRVAVNPIAGTCQRGSGPVEDRRLAGELLADSKERSEHTMLVDLGRNDVRRVAKPGSVRVEDFMSIIKYSHVQHIESTVTGTVDDDSDAFDATRATFPAGTLTGAPKVRAMEIIDDLEDEPRGVYGGGVGYYSWTGDADMAIVIRTATVESDGNEDIITVRAGAGLVADSDPASEYDETEQKMGGVLDAIRRIEYKPTEVPR; this is encoded by the coding sequence GTGACGCGCCCTGAGACCGACCGCGACGAATTCGTCGAACTCGTCGCCAATGTCGACGAGCAACGCTCGTCGGCCTGCCAGACGCAGTCCGGCGACGCCGAAAGAGCCGTGGTGACGCATCTCGTCTCGGAACTCGACGTAGACGTCGACCCGCTCGCCGCGTACACTGCGCTCGCGGACCGGAGCGACTACGGCTTCCTCTTAGAGAGCGCAGAGAAAGTCTCTTCCAGCAATCCGCAAGGTGCGTTCTCGTCGCAGACGACGACTGCAGACTCTCACGCCCGCTTCTCGTTCGTCGGCTACGACCCCGAAGCAGTCGTGACCGTCGGTCCCGACGGTGTCGACGTAACCGACCTCGGCGGCCCCGCCGCGGAATTCGTCGGCGAGGCTGACGGCGACGTACTCGACTCGCTTCGCGGTGCGCTTCCCGACCTCCCACGAATCAACTTCCCCGAGACTGACCGCCAGACGCTCACCGGCGGGCTGGTCGGATTCCTCGCCTACGAGGCCGTCTACGACCTCTGGTTGGACGAAGTCGGCCGCGAGCGCCCCGAGACTGACGACCCGGATGCCGAGTTCGTTCTCACAACACGGACGCTCGCATTCGACCACCGCGAAGACACCGTCCGTTTAGTCTGTACACCGGTCGTGACGCCTGACGACGACCCGGGAGCAGTCTACGACGAAGTCGTCGCGGAGGCCGAACGAGTCGCCGAGAAACTCGCCGCGGCGGACGACCCCTCACCCGGTGGCTTCGAACGAACCGGCGAGGAAGCAGGGTCTCGTGAGTCGTACGAAGCCGCAGTCCGGCAGACGAAAGAACACGTCCGCGACGGCGACATCTATCAGGGTGTCCTCTCCCGGACTCGGAAACTCCGGGGACAAATCGACCCTGTCGGTCTGTACGCCTCGCTCCGCGAGGTGAACCCATCACCCTACATGTACCTCCTCCGCCACGGTGACCGGCGCGTGGTTGGGGCGAGTCCCGAGACACTCGTCTCCGTCGGCGGCGACCGCGTCGCCGTCAACCCCATCGCAGGCACGTGCCAACGGGGGTCCGGCCCAGTCGAAGACCGTCGTCTCGCCGGCGAACTCCTCGCCGATTCGAAAGAGCGGTCCGAACACACCATGCTGGTCGACCTCGGCCGCAACGACGTTCGCCGGGTCGCAAAACCCGGCAGCGTCCGCGTCGAAGACTTCATGAGCATCATCAAATACAGCCACGTCCAGCACATCGAATCGACCGTCACGGGGACGGTCGACGACGACTCCGATGCCTTCGACGCCACGCGCGCGACGTTCCCCGCGGGAACGCTGACCGGTGCACCGAAAGTCCGCGCAATGGAGATTATCGATGACCTCGAAGACGAACCGCGCGGCGTCTACGGCGGCGGCGTCGGCTACTACTCGTGGACCGGTGATGCCGACATGGCCATCGTCATCCGGACGGCGACGGTCGAATCCGACGGAAATGAAGACATTATCACTGTCCGTGCTGGCGCGGGCCTCGTCGCCGACTCCGACCCGGCCTCGGAGTACGACGAGACTGAACAGAAGATGGGCGGCGTGCTCGACGCAATCCGTCGCATCGAGTACAAACCGACGGAGGTGCCGCGATGA
- a CDS encoding phosphoribosylanthranilate isomerase, with translation MVRVKVCGVTRESDLEAVAATGADAVGAICDVPVDTPREVDAARARELFAAAPPFLSTVLVTMPESVEHARELVREVQPDVLQLHTDLPADELAALRDEGVRIVPVVEATAVERARALAPAVDAILVDTPSASGAGGTGQTHDWDASRSLADAVDVPVILAGGLTPENVADAVRTVAPYGVDVASGVEADGGVKDHGAVRTFVTEAKAAREEYEEVLA, from the coding sequence ATGGTTCGTGTGAAAGTCTGTGGCGTCACCCGCGAATCCGACCTCGAAGCCGTCGCCGCTACCGGCGCAGATGCGGTCGGCGCTATCTGTGACGTACCTGTCGACACACCGCGAGAAGTTGACGCCGCACGCGCTCGGGAACTGTTCGCCGCCGCGCCGCCGTTTCTCTCGACGGTGCTCGTGACGATGCCCGAGTCGGTCGAACACGCACGCGAACTCGTCCGCGAGGTACAACCCGATGTACTCCAACTCCACACAGACCTCCCGGCCGACGAACTTGCTGCGCTCCGCGATGAAGGCGTTCGCATCGTCCCGGTCGTCGAAGCGACTGCGGTCGAACGCGCACGCGCTCTCGCGCCCGCTGTGGACGCCATCCTCGTTGACACACCCTCTGCGTCGGGTGCCGGCGGAACCGGACAGACACACGATTGGGACGCTTCCCGGTCGCTCGCAGACGCTGTCGACGTTCCAGTGATACTCGCCGGCGGGCTGACCCCCGAGAACGTCGCCGACGCGGTGCGGACGGTCGCCCCCTACGGCGTCGACGTTGCAAGCGGCGTCGAGGCCGACGGTGGCGTCAAAGACCACGGTGCGGTTCGTACCTTCGTCACTGAAGCGAAAGCTGCACGCGAAGAATACGAAGAGGTGCTCGCGTGA
- a CDS encoding adenosylcobalamin-dependent ribonucleoside-diphosphate reductase yields MSDAELSTDEIVLPVKRTEGETLAERMTGNAYNNILPARYLRKDADGELVETQEDLFPRVAKNIALAEAVFEAEKRDIEITVTPDLIKPGHPRRDELAEEVFGKGTTADDTDEETTLSVYNVNKFAYDTLVPELPEEVHDAVVEKRETFQEMMEQLSFMPNSPTLMNAGDELQQLSACFVDSPGDDITDIHQTAKEAAEVFQSGGGMGYAFWKLRPYGDAVGSTGGIASGPITFMRTFDQMCETIAQGGARRGAQMGVMRVSHPDVIQFLHAKNKDVSLAHTLRLNDPDDFTHTKFADALEEARELIDEDGRVPKHLRNAVEGHLSNFNISVGITDGFMEALYNDEEFVFTNPRTEEPHIATPETKEIYDLFGLGEYVEVGEVLSVPAKELWDQIIEGAWENGEPGVVYLERANKQHSFDVEEHPEHRILATNPCGEQPLEEYEACNLGHINLSTLVDFDAPDWRVWYDNHGDEYEDLSAAVDAFLENAVDWEAFDHRIENGTRFLENVVTMSDFPVEKIEQKVRELRKIGLGIMGLAQMYIQLGVRYGSEEGNEIAQQLMTHINHQSKWASHELAEERGSFEAWDDSKYANPTEYREWFEHHTGESADDWEDGFPIRNHNTTTIAPTGTTSMVSNTTGGCEPIYNVAYYKNVSDDVQGDEMLVEFDDYFLRVLEANDIDVETVKTEAQEQMAKNEFDGVSSLSTVPDAISELFVVTSDLAGLEHASVQCALQKGVDSAISKTCNFPNSASKEDMDEVYRYIYDHGGKGVTVYRDGTRSKQVLTTRAKNTEFSDDEEAAEAIVSQIRDVFGDVDAFLESEEVSDLIGDELELAFADSPSEVGKKRPRPDVLYGVTQRIDTGYGKLYVNINEDEDGNPFELFANIGNSGGFTASFTEALAKTVSTALRSGVDPEEIANELKGIRSPKVAWDKGEQINSIPDAIGTAMRRYLDGDIDKGYPRQKNLTEVEAEAAAAEDTDTDGGVAVDNGPGDESDAVADLLAAGESPECPECGEMDLYYSEGCKTCQNCGWSEC; encoded by the coding sequence ATGAGCGACGCTGAACTCTCTACGGACGAAATCGTCTTGCCGGTCAAGCGGACCGAAGGCGAGACGCTCGCCGAGCGGATGACCGGCAACGCATACAACAACATCCTGCCCGCGCGGTACCTGCGCAAGGATGCCGATGGCGAACTCGTCGAGACGCAGGAGGACCTCTTCCCCCGCGTCGCGAAGAACATCGCTCTCGCTGAGGCCGTCTTCGAGGCCGAAAAGCGTGACATCGAGATTACCGTCACGCCGGACCTCATCAAGCCCGGCCACCCCCGCCGCGACGAACTCGCCGAAGAAGTCTTCGGCAAGGGAACCACTGCGGACGACACGGACGAAGAAACGACGCTTTCTGTCTACAACGTCAATAAGTTCGCCTACGACACGCTCGTCCCCGAACTTCCCGAGGAGGTCCACGACGCTGTCGTCGAGAAGCGCGAGACGTTCCAGGAGATGATGGAACAGCTCTCCTTTATGCCGAATTCGCCGACTCTGATGAACGCTGGCGACGAACTCCAGCAGCTTTCGGCGTGTTTCGTCGACTCCCCCGGTGACGATATCACCGACATCCACCAGACGGCGAAGGAGGCCGCAGAGGTCTTCCAGTCCGGCGGTGGCATGGGCTACGCGTTCTGGAAGCTCCGACCTTACGGCGACGCAGTCGGCTCGACCGGTGGCATCGCCTCCGGTCCCATCACGTTCATGCGGACGTTCGACCAGATGTGCGAAACCATCGCACAGGGCGGTGCCCGCCGCGGTGCCCAGATGGGTGTCATGCGCGTCAGCCACCCCGACGTTATCCAGTTCCTCCACGCGAAGAACAAGGACGTTTCGCTCGCACACACGCTCCGTCTGAACGACCCGGACGACTTCACGCACACCAAGTTCGCCGACGCCCTCGAAGAGGCGCGCGAACTCATCGACGAGGACGGTCGCGTCCCCAAGCACCTCCGCAACGCCGTCGAAGGCCACCTCTCGAACTTCAACATCTCCGTCGGCATCACCGACGGCTTCATGGAAGCGCTCTACAACGACGAGGAGTTCGTCTTCACGAACCCCCGCACCGAAGAGCCGCACATTGCGACGCCAGAAACCAAGGAAATCTACGACCTGTTCGGTCTCGGCGAGTACGTCGAAGTCGGCGAAGTCCTCTCAGTTCCCGCCAAGGAACTGTGGGACCAGATTATCGAGGGCGCGTGGGAGAACGGCGAACCCGGTGTCGTCTATCTCGAACGCGCGAACAAGCAGCACTCCTTCGACGTCGAAGAGCACCCCGAACACCGCATCCTCGCGACGAACCCGTGTGGCGAACAGCCGCTCGAAGAGTACGAGGCGTGTAACCTCGGGCACATCAACCTCTCGACGCTCGTCGACTTCGACGCGCCCGACTGGCGCGTCTGGTACGACAACCACGGTGACGAGTACGAGGACCTCTCGGCCGCCGTCGACGCCTTCCTCGAAAACGCCGTCGACTGGGAAGCGTTCGACCACCGCATCGAGAACGGCACGCGCTTCCTCGAGAACGTCGTCACAATGTCGGACTTCCCGGTCGAGAAAATCGAGCAGAAGGTCCGCGAACTCCGTAAGATTGGTCTCGGCATCATGGGTCTCGCTCAGATGTACATCCAGCTCGGCGTCCGCTACGGCTCCGAGGAGGGCAACGAGATTGCCCAGCAGCTCATGACCCACATCAACCACCAGTCCAAGTGGGCCTCTCACGAACTCGCCGAAGAACGCGGTTCGTTCGAGGCGTGGGATGACTCCAAGTACGCGAACCCGACCGAGTACCGAGAGTGGTTCGAACACCACACCGGCGAGTCCGCCGACGACTGGGAAGACGGCTTCCCCATCCGCAACCACAACACGACGACTATCGCCCCGACGGGCACCACGTCGATGGTGTCGAACACCACCGGTGGCTGTGAGCCGATTTACAACGTCGCCTACTACAAGAACGTCTCCGACGACGTGCAGGGCGACGAGATGCTCGTCGAGTTCGACGACTACTTCCTCCGCGTGCTCGAGGCCAACGATATCGACGTCGAGACCGTCAAGACCGAGGCACAAGAACAGATGGCGAAAAACGAGTTCGACGGTGTCTCTTCGCTTTCGACCGTTCCGGACGCTATCTCCGAACTGTTCGTCGTGACGTCCGACCTGGCCGGTCTCGAACACGCCAGTGTCCAGTGTGCCCTCCAGAAGGGCGTCGACTCCGCCATCTCCAAGACCTGTAACTTCCCGAACTCCGCCTCGAAAGAGGACATGGACGAGGTCTACCGCTACATCTACGACCACGGCGGCAAGGGCGTCACCGTCTACCGCGACGGGACGCGCTCGAAGCAGGTTCTCACCACGCGTGCGAAGAACACCGAGTTCTCCGACGACGAAGAGGCCGCTGAGGCTATCGTCTCGCAGATTCGCGATGTCTTCGGCGACGTGGATGCCTTCCTCGAATCCGAGGAAGTCTCCGACCTGATTGGCGACGAACTCGAACTCGCCTTCGCCGACTCGCCCAGCGAAGTCGGCAAGAAGCGCCCACGTCCGGACGTGCTCTACGGCGTCACCCAGCGCATCGACACCGGCTACGGGAAGCTCTACGTCAACATCAACGAAGACGAAGATGGCAACCCGTTCGAACTGTTTGCCAACATCGGCAACTCCGGCGGCTTCACCGCGTCCTTCACCGAGGCGCTCGCGAAGACCGTCTCCACCGCGCTCCGCTCGGGTGTCGACCCCGAAGAGATTGCGAACGAGTTGAAGGGTATCCGGAGCCCGAAAGTCGCTTGGGACAAGGGCGAACAGATCAACTCCATCCCGGACGCTATCGGCACCGCCATGCGCCGCTACCTCGACGGCGACATCGACAAGGGCTACCCGCGTCAGAAGAACCTGACCGAAGTCGAAGCCGAAGCCGCGGCGGCCGAGGATACCGACACTGACGGCGGCGTCGCCGTCGACAACGGGCCGGGCGACGAGTCGGATGCCGTTGCTGACTTGCTCGCGGCGGGCGAAAGCCCCGAGTGCCCCGAGTGTGGAGAGATGGACCTCTACTACTCCGAGGGTTGTAAGACCTGCCAGAACTGCGGCTGGTCCGAGTGCTGA
- a CDS encoding DUF1684 domain-containing protein, which yields MTDDVFDSEAYIAELRAKRTEKDEFFDTHPQSPIPPEERDTFDGLDYFDPDPDYRVTASVETHDDPEPVVMDTSTGREVRYLRVATFHFELRGTDLELGAYRQEHDNSPTLFVPFRDKTTGQQTYNGGRYMELTPDAPLDELDEVVVDFNLAYNPFCAFTDTFDCPLPPEENWLDVVVPAGEQTYDSA from the coding sequence ATGACCGACGACGTGTTCGACTCCGAAGCATACATCGCCGAACTCCGGGCAAAGCGAACGGAGAAAGACGAATTTTTCGACACCCATCCGCAGTCACCCATTCCGCCAGAAGAGCGGGACACGTTCGACGGATTGGACTACTTCGACCCGGACCCAGACTACCGCGTGACCGCATCGGTCGAGACGCACGACGACCCCGAACCAGTCGTAATGGACACCTCTACGGGCCGTGAAGTTCGGTATCTCCGCGTTGCGACGTTCCACTTCGAACTGCGCGGAACCGACCTCGAACTCGGTGCCTACCGACAGGAACACGACAACTCACCGACGCTGTTCGTTCCGTTCCGTGACAAGACCACCGGGCAGCAGACGTACAACGGCGGCCGGTACATGGAACTCACGCCCGACGCGCCACTCGACGAGTTGGACGAGGTAGTCGTCGATTTCAATCTCGCGTACAACCCCTTCTGTGCCTTTACGGACACGTTCGATTGCCCGCTCCCACCGGAAGAAAATTGGCTCGACGTGGTCGTTCCCGCGGGTGAACAGACGTACGACTCCGCGTAG
- a CDS encoding type IV pilin, giving the protein MKFKQLLTDDSAVSPVIGVILMVAITVILAAVIGTFVLGLGQQTGTAPQASFDFDYTNNSANSDASADGDVLEITHETGDKIPAARLSVVIDGAKDGEGNGASLDSGEPSIPDPMSAGKTITVDDDSFSGLATGSGENGAGADVNLASATASVVWESDSGENSATLQKWSGPEA; this is encoded by the coding sequence ATGAAATTCAAACAACTCCTCACAGACGATAGTGCAGTCTCGCCAGTCATCGGGGTCATCCTGATGGTCGCGATTACCGTCATCCTCGCTGCCGTTATCGGCACGTTCGTGCTGGGACTCGGCCAGCAGACGGGGACGGCACCGCAAGCGAGCTTCGACTTCGACTACACCAACAATTCAGCAAACTCGGACGCGAGTGCAGATGGTGACGTCCTCGAGATTACCCACGAGACCGGTGATAAAATACCTGCAGCGAGGCTCTCCGTCGTAATCGATGGTGCGAAAGACGGTGAAGGGAACGGTGCATCACTTGATTCTGGTGAGCCATCGATACCCGACCCGATGAGTGCCGGTAAGACGATAACAGTCGACGACGACTCGTTTTCCGGACTCGCAACTGGTTCGGGTGAAAACGGTGCAGGAGCAGACGTCAACCTCGCAAGCGCCACCGCCAGCGTTGTCTGGGAATCCGACTCCGGCGAGAACTCCGCGACACTCCAGAAGTGGAGCGGACCAGAGGCGTAA